Below is a window of Entelurus aequoreus isolate RoL-2023_Sb linkage group LG07, RoL_Eaeq_v1.1, whole genome shotgun sequence DNA.
taatggcgccttcacagatgtgtaagttacccatgccttgggcactaatacacccccataccatcacagatgctggcttttcaactttgcgcctagaacaatccgtagggttcttttcctctttggtccggatgacacgatgtcgaatatttccaaaaacaatttgaaatgtggactcgtcagaccacagaacacttttccactttgcatcagtccatcttagatgagctcaggcccagcaaagccggcggcgtttctgggtgctgtttataaatggctttcgctttgcatagtagagttttaacttgcacttacagatgtagcaaccaactgtagttaccgacagtggttttctgaagtgtttctgaccCCGTGTAGTgatattttttacacactgatgtcgctttttgatgcagtaccgcctgagggatcgaaggtccgtaatatcatcgcttacgcacagggatttctccagattctctgaaccctttgatgatattacggaccgtagatggtgaaatccctaaattccttgcaatagctcattgagaaatgttgcccttaaactgttggacaatttgctcactcatttgttcacaaagtggtgaccctcgccccatccttgtttgtgaatgactgagcatttcttggaagctgcttttatacccaatcatggcacccacctgttcccaatgagcctgttcccctatggggtgttccaaataagtgtttgatgagcattcctcaactttgtcagtcttttttgccacttgtgccagcttttttgaaaaatgttgcaggcatcaaattccaaatgagctaatgtttgcaaaaaataacaaaagttttccagttcgaacgttaagtatcttgtctttgcagtccattcaattgaatataggttgaaaaggatttgcaaatcattgtattttgtttttatttacgatttacacaatgagccaactggttttggggtttgtccaATTAAGAGTGGTTATGTATGTTTTTTGCCTTGTTTATTACACCCTTTATACGGGCGCCATTAGTTGTAGAAAAATTGAGAAAATCGTATTCATCTCATAAAGgatgatatatgatatatatcagaatcagaatcagctttattgtcatcacgcagggtaacgagattgaggccattccatacagtgcgataaaacaagtgtacactctatacagagggtgaaatgaatatgtacatgaatatctacatgaaacagggtggttggtggaatgggttattgcaccgaagagaaggcagttatgagggtcaatggggaagtctgtcaATATCAATAacaacttagtgtgtgtgtgacaataattggtactttaactttatttctgttttgtttgaacagccgtgttacaggcaccgtttggaaacagttaaggtatgtaaataaacatttacaaaacctttctatgtaaatatttaattttaCAACGTACCGGTTATATTTGCAGcttaaatatatgaaaaaaaaagtttttcttcgaAACATGCAGTCCGCAAAATACTTAAAAACAAAGCCTTTTGAAAACGTCAGTGTTTTGAGTGCAGACGGGTAAAACTGAGCTTTTTGGTTGTCAAAGAAATGTGCGACATTATGTCatgtttttaaactttatataccaacaaaacacaaaacattgtGAAATATTCACAATGTTTTCTCTGCTTTGTGTAAGAGTGCGCTGATTTCCAAGATAATGttcacatgtaatatatcactttaTTAATGAACAGAGCTATCCTATTGGCATGTGGCCATTTTTTCCTTGTTGGACAAAACGTTCATGACAGCTAAAAGTGTTTTTGTGTGGACAGAGACTGTTTTGAAACTGTACTCATTGTTTTAACATTGGTGAGTGTTGTTGAAAATAACCATGTTGGTGTGGACATATCCTAGGAGTGAGTATGTATTAAGTCAAAGTGAATGACATGTGCATTTAATCATATAAACCTGTGATGGGAGGAAGGAGAGCGCTCGCTCGATCAACAGACGCATCAACCTCTTGGAGTAAAAGATGAACTCATCACGGCTGGTTTCTCTgtttctaaaaaagaaaggtgCACACGTTACGCTGTATGTAATGTCACGGTGAGATGGCCAATAAGTAGCTGTGTCCTTGCTTTTACCTGATGATGGTGTGCATGCCCCTGACCTGGGGTGTACTCTCCAGAACGCTGAGTGTCTGGGGGAGGGGCTGGGCCTGGTGAGCGGAGGCCAGGGCTGCCCTGTAACCACGGCAACAAATAGTACAGCGGGGGTGGTGCAAGGTTGAGAGGAATGAGAGGAGAGTTGGTGGGCATCAGCACCAACTACATGAATAACACGATGTGCACGGTGAGAAAAACACACACATGCCACAAATCATTTTGTTATTGCAGGTGTAAAACAGCTAGGGATCGCTTAGAGAAAGCAGAAACACAAAAAGATCAAAGCCCACAGTGTCAATGTTAGCATACTTAGGTGGACAATTACAAAAGAAAAGAGACCATGATGCTGGGATGAATTGAAACTAAGATCAAGAACATATTAAGGAATTATGTTTCCAAATAATTAGTTTTGCATCTTTCGGTCTCAATTAATTGTAATGATTCTTGAAGATTCCACACTCAGTATAGATGAGTTTGGATAGATTTGTTAGCCCTTGGCCGCAAACACACAGTTACAAccagtgatgatgtcatggtgacatcATCACGCTGCAAACAGCTACACTGCCACTGTCACTGAGATCACGTTATTAATGCCAGATGCAACAAAAAGACAAATCATAGCAATTCTGCTCACATATCCCAGCGAAGTTTCCTCTATGGGGAGAATTTTGGACGAAAGACAACGACGACAACAGAGGAGACACAGAAAGATGAAGAACAGATAAGGGGAAGAGAAATGAAAGGGCACAACAtcaagatggatgaatggatgaaaaaCAAGTCTCACAGTAAAGAGACTTAAAGAGGTTATCAGGGTAACGCTCTTTGGAGGTATTTACTTGTGCTATTGTTATTTATATGCAATGCACAAACTACCCTATGGCTGCCATCTATTTCAAGTCTAGAGGTAGAAGTTGGTAATCAGCACACTTCCTGTGACTAGGGCCATCTCACTTCCTCTGTCTGTGTGTGTACGTTAGTCTCGGATGTTGTGGCTGTTATTGAATGGAAGCAGAAACTCAGCACTGGAAACTTTCTTAGCGGTCGACAATGGCTGCCAAATGATCTCTCCAGCGGTTTTCTTAGTTATTGTTGCGGTCGCGTACTTGTGTCACCCCTAAGAGGAGGAGTCGGACATGTGTATTTTTAGActaagagtgtgtgtgttgtgttttgtttgaAATAAATGCATTACATTAAATGCTGGCTACTCTACACCACCTAATCCAATTTGTTACGATTTAAGAAAGATGTTTTAGGATGGCACAACTGTGTGTAAAATTGGCCTTCAGATGCGATGGCAGGTGATGCCACATGGCAGCCAGTAGATTTGTGGAAGGCAGATGTTGGCGTTGCTTCCCTCTCTTTTTTCTCCCCTTCTGGCAGTAAAAGGATGGAGCAGTTTGGAAAAGATGGCGGATGTTGAGGAGAGAATGATAGACAGGATAAAGGCTACTCTACCTGACGCTGAGCTCGCGCTGTGAGCCGTGGAGGGTTGTGGGATGAGGGAGAGGTGGGGAAAGGGTGGGAGAGCAATTTATCATGAGTGTGTGAGTGCACACGTTGATCGAAGGGGACATTGAATGTGCCTCTAGTAAACAAATTCACATTCTACTGTTttggaaaatgactaaatatCACATATGTATTcaacacatacagtatttatCCAGCAGATGACCATGTAAATAACATCTTCTAAAATGAGTAACTGCATTTTCTTCATGCAGCAACATAATTTTGAGGAATGCAACTACAGAAACTGTTCCTAAAAGTTTTGAACTTTGGCGAACCTGAAAATTATACACTTTTGAACATTatgagttttttttaatcataaataATGAACAAACTACAATTGATCATTTTGATTGCTTATAAATGGTACATAACAGTGATTAATGTTTTCAATAAGTCATTCCAAATATAACAACCAGATGATGGGAAAGGGCCTCATTTTATGCtgtaccatttttttccgctAGAGAGAGCTATTCAGCAAGGTAATTGATCTCAGAATACACAACATAAATAAAGAGACATACATTTACTTAGGGATGCACCATTATGGCCAAACATTATGACCAATTGCTCCAGCATTGGCTAAGCTAATTCTAcaaataaatgttctatataaaaTTACAGAAGGTTTAATGCCAGGTGCCTATTGTCTATTTAGTGTACAAATAATTTAGAACGATACGATGTACTAGTAACTAGGACAAGCAGAGCAATACTCTTAACTCATGCACTCATATttaacaggtgtgtgtgtgtgtgtgtgtgtgcgcgtgctttAAATGAAATGTGTGACCATTCTCACCTCCTCCAGCTGACTGTGGACGTGCTGCACTATCAAATCAATGGCCACCATGTTGCCGCCACCTGACAGGATGATAACAGAAAACAGAGTAATAATGTATGCCTTCATTCTGCAGGTCACTTATTTAAACAAAGCCAGTCATCACAGTAATTGTCATGCAAATGTGTCCACAAGGAAGTAGAACGTACCACGAGGCACCACAATATCAGCCAGGCGCATGGTGGGCTCGATGTACTGTTCAAAGGCCGGCTTGACAAACTTGTTGTACTGTTTGATGACGCCCTCAAGGTCACGGCCTCTCTCGGTTATGTCCCTCCTCAGCCGCCGCACTAGCCGGATGTCTGAGTCCGTGTCTACGAAGATCTTCATGTCCAGCAACTgaaaaggaaaatattttttacacgCACTAATAAAAGAAACATCTGGGGTCATGTGCTTTTACTGGTCAGCAGAACGTGAAAAACGGACCAATAACCTGCCCCCTTACCTGCAAGAGATCTTTATCTGCAAAGGCCATGATCCCCTCAAAGATGATAACACTAGCTCCATATACTGTTTTCTGTGGAGGACACGAGGGTGGGGAATTACATGATTAGGTTTGGGACATTTATAAAAGTTACTTAGAATGTACTAAAATAGGTAGATGTCACATAATGTTTGAGCTAGCGTCTCAAACAGCAGATTCTCATCCCCTAGCGAGGAGGATTATATCTCTTAGTATTCTGACATGCTGCTCGTTATTTAAATGAGTAAATGTCATCCTTACCCACTCCTTCTGTCTTCCATGAGTTGTAAAGTCATACACAGGAATTTTAACGCTCTTTCCCTGCTTGAGTTTGCGCAACGTGTGCGTCAGTAAATCAAAGTCGAAAGCATCAGGGTGGTCAAAATTGTAGTCGTTACTGGCAGCCCGACTCTGCTGTTCTGTAGTGAGGACCTGAGGGACAGTCAGAACAGTGTTTCATAAATAAGACATACTAAGTACTGCCAAGTCTCCAAAAACCACACGCTtaatagcgtgtgcaaactataaaattgagtgtactatgagtgggcgtgttgcgtgtgatctaccaagattgcgtgtacaattgataactggtgcagaccgcctcaCAGATGAACAATTTATAGATTCATGGCTTAATCCTCCTATTATCCAgatgaaaggcatgatttataatcaagAATAACGATGAGCAGAGATGCGATGTTGCTGCAGCAGCCGCAGCAGGACGCCGGCCGGCTCACAGTGCAGCAGCATGAGCTAGTAGTTGGCTCTTCATTATtaatgcgccgctaaaaatagtttgtctgcgttagcgcttatgataacaatatcgctaatattagGTTAATATTGTTGGCAGGTTTGGGATGATTATTTAGAAATTAATTATATAGAAGGCGttgtgggcggaatagagagCCCTTATTGATTCAGTTGTTAGCGGACGTTTTATTTATCAATTCATTTACGacatagaatgcataaaaaaataatcttacgtagggattgtgaatgatagacagcaaatTTCATtctaatttttgcatattttcagtATGATGGTCCGCTGATACGGTCAGAGTGCAGAATCGTGGCGTCATCTGACCCCAAATCTATGGAAATCGGAGCAGAATATTTAAAATGGCCgtctgaaattgtggcattttgtgatgtttagacggtatttttacatactttgcggattgtaaacacaattggatatgctttgtgcttagagtgtccgctctgagatcggtcaagtcataccaaagactataaaagacTATAAaatctgcttggcactcagcatcaagggttggaattggggattaaatcactaaaatgattcccgagcgcggccacggctgctgctcactgctgctgctcactgctcccctcacctcctagggggtgaaacaagggaatgggtcaaaagcagagggtaatttcaccacacctaatgtgtgtgtgactatcagcggtactttaacttttttaacttttatatggtttaatggatacaatgaaacacaattaagcatataaagtaaacttgtttttccattctactggtactttaaataaaTTCACAAAAACGATTTACAATGATCACAACTGACTAAATAATTTGAAAGCTGCaacaaacatttgtaaaagaaCAAAGGGCAAATTATGAAAGGCTGATCTGATGCAAGTAGGAATGGGAACCAActggttcttgttcagaaccggttcccagtgtatcacttccttggaatcgcttgccattttttcAAACGATTCCCTTAATGATTCTTCTTGGTGGGAATGACGTCATTACACAAGGTGCGTAGTGACGTCATATCGCAAAATTGCGGTGCTCTAAAGTtgactacattttacaagaaaagtttgcaatagcgctacttgtaataattgtAAGGCTGCTATTTCTtcaagaggaggacatacgagcaatacgctgaaacatttgaacacacagtaCGCAATGAATATAAATGAAAGTCATGTTTTTGGGCCGCTCCTATCTCAAGgctcatcccagcagcagtaacaCTAGCACGTCATTTGAATACAACATGTACTAACACCTCCTATCGTGTTAGTGCTATTATTTGTTCAATTGAAattaatgccttctcatttagatgagcatgacgagagACAAATTCTGACAGGCTCCGATTCTGACAGCCccagttcacgtctgccgctagACCAATCAATGTCACcgagcagtgactaagtttgtggtcaacaGCTTGCATCTATTTGCTGGAGACACTCCtaattttcggtaggtgaatgtttaGTTGTAGTCTAAGAaaagtttcatgttttccttcaTCAACATTTTCACTCCGTCATTTCCATAtacaaaaaaatttgaatattgtctacaagtccattcatgtcagtaaTTCAACTTTGatttgtgaaactaatatgtgatattaactcattacatgcaaagtgagtaaGAATATtcatttcttatacttattttcaaaaaataagttttttctaTGCTATgtatgtgcctcttaagacctcactgtaggctttgtaaggtcacgTTACCTCTAAATTAAACTAAATTGATGctaattcacctttttttttttttccaaataagaatcgataagagaaccttTAGGAACCAAATCGTTAAGCGGAATCTGTAACTAAGCTGTAAATATACGATCAGTGAAATTATAAATTGATATCATACGTATTGAATAAAAAAGCATTCCTCCCCCTTGCATAAACAGTGCTTAAAGGTAATTGCAAGTTTACCAAAAGCAAAATTTGGAAAATAATTCTATACAGTGCATAAATGAGCTAGTAAGCTTGTCACTCTGTGGAGCACAGCGTCATTTGATGAGGTCTGTACTTATGCAGCAGTAAATGACCACACAATAACAAACATTATCCATTCATTTGGGTGAAATCCAGGCAATATCTAAAGCAATATCACTATCGGCAGAAAAACTGATATTAATATGAGCCGATATCTAATTTTTCTGCGAATATCAGCCAATGATATCAGTCGACTGATCATCCGAAATCCCTTACGGATACATTTTGTTTGCAGTATCTTACCCCGTGACTCACTATTTATACAGTAAAATATCCATATGCACATataaggggtgtgggaaaaaaatcaattcgaattcgaatcgcgattctcacgttttgcgattcagaatcgattctcatttttaaaaaatcgatttttatttttataaaaaaaaaaaaaaattttaattttttaaattaatcaatccaacaaaacaatacacagcaataccataacaatgcaatccaattccaaaaccaaacccgacccagcaacactcagaactgcaataaacagagcaattgagaggagacacaaataaatgagttatacttgtatagcgcttttctaccttcaaggtactcaaagcgctttgaaagcatttccacattcacacactgatggcgggagctgccatgcaaggcgctaaccagcagccatcaggagcaagggtgaagtgtcttgcccaaggacacaacggacgtgactaggatggtagaaggtggggattgaaccccagtaaccagcaaccctccgattgctggcacggccactctaccaacttcgccacgccgccccacgacacagaacaaaccaaaagtagtgaaacaaaaatgattattatcaacaacagtatcaatattagttacaatttcaacatagcagtgattaaaaatccctctttgacattatcattagacatttataaaaaaaaaaaaaaagaacaatagtgtcacagtggcttacacttgcatcgcatctcataacctTGACAACACacggtgtccaatattttcacaaagataaaataagtcatatttttggttcatttaatagttaaaacaaatttacattattgcaatcagttgataaaacattgtcctttacaattataaaagctttttacaaaaatccactactctgcttgcatgtcagcagactggggtagatcctgctgaaatcctatgtattgaaggtatagagaatccttttgaatcgggaaaaagtcgtttttgaatcgagaatcgtgttgaattgaaaaaaaaaagattttgaatctaattgtgaccccaagaattgatattgaatcatACCAGTATGGCGCCAGAGATATTCTTAAATTATTCTAATGCTTATCAAGTTCGTTAAATAAAGCCACCATTATCATTTTAGTTGGAAAAGTGATGGACAGACATGCCCAAAGAGTGATTCTTTCttcttgttgtttttgtatattcagAAGAAAACAGGTAAAAAGGCAAAAAcacatgtatttgttttgtaattATTTCAATGTAATTGTCGAATAGGGTCTGATATTCACATGACCTTATTACACAgaacaatattgtttttaatgtttaatgGGACTCAATATTAAGTGTTTTCACTTCAAGTTCACTATCGAAATCTTATAGTACCGGTACTTCATTTAGCAAAGGAAAGCTTGTTCACAGATTCCTGTTAAAGAGCAGAAGTAGTTAGTAGAACTAAATTTAGGAGACCATCATGCGCCATTGTGACCTTTGCACCGGGTGTTCAGGCATTAAAACTCTTCACCTACAATTTGCAAGATTTCAGAATGGCCTCTTCTTAAGCAAACCAATACAGCAATATAATTGTATAAGCTCAACTGTAATAGATGTGTGGATTCAAACTAAGACACATTCTGTAAACATTTTAGACGTTGCCCTCCGGACACTGCAGTGTGAAAGCTGGCACTTGCGCAGGGGCTCCAGTGCCGCCGGTCAAAGTGACAGGATTACATAACCACAGTGGGCGGATACATGGAGGAGAAGGAATTGTGGCCCTCCCTCCTCACAACACGTTTCCCTCTTTAGACTCACTTCAACTAGGGGTGTACGCTAATTATCAGGCCGATTTGAGAAATTATTAAATAGCTTACTTGTTCAGACAGTAATGTCTTTATATAAGTTTAGCCTGGCGTGTGTCaattcttaatggggaaagatgttaatgcctcttgttttcatgttaggatTTAAGCTATCGAGCTGACGCCAGTAAgtctgagtttatcaaagtgcagttaacaGTTTCGATTGTTCGGTCATCTTAAtctaaaacggtaatactaactgttgcaagttttaccgcggttatcatgATTACTGTTTAAGATGACATCGTACGTCAGACCAAAAAATctgttaacatttaaaaaaaagtaccattAAAAGATATGTAGCACAAATAACCTATTTAAAAAACACGCTCCAGTAAGGTGATGATACCCATACAGGTAAATGGGTTAGGGTGAACAAATGGAGCGGTCCTCCCTCCTACAAGGTCGTAAATccaggctattcaactggtggtcaGTGGCCAAATGACACCACACCGGTCGACaatttcagttcaaaacttgggaaagATTTTAGACATTTTTGCTGCATAATGAATATAATAAAACACTAGAGCACTCCtgctgtatagaggaacttggaccagtgtaaccacattggcagatccttgcactgATTGACATTTTAGCCCCCTAAAGGCCAGTGTTCACAGCAATGGACGTTtgtattttgcataacagggTTATTTTTCAGATTTTATTTAACTGATAGAAGAAAAACACCAGAGACAAAAGTCCACTACAAAGAGGGCTGGTTGTAATATAGAGAGAAGTATGGTTCCTAGTTCTTAGCTTTTTGGAAATGTAAACAAATCTCTTACCATCATTGAAGGTACTGGCTTTTGTCAGCTAGTAAACCACTTGGAGCCACGGTGTGTACTTTTAGCCAATTCTATTTTCCGATATGTTTGCCAGCAAAATACGACGTCATCGCCACACTCCTGCATACACGGATAGATGTAAAAAAGAACACACGCTTCATTTTTTATGAACATGTAATGTTAGTCCTACTGTAGTAGAGATGTTGTACTTTCTTAGGACACTTCTACAGATACAGTTTGTTAAGTGCACCTTTGTTTGAGCCTTTCTTACTTCCAGGTGGGCACAAACTACAGTTAAAtctaaattaaatacataataatagatATAAATTACTTATCAGTATTGGTTTAAAGAAGCAGAAAGTCTTTGGCATCGGCATGTATGTGCATCCCTAACTTCAACCATCACACCTTCTATCCTCCCCATTACTTTGGAATCCAgaagaaatgctttttttttgttaattatcGCTTCAGGCTTTTGGGGCGCCACCAGTCAGACCAGAAATACATTGCTTAAAGGGGAGCAGTAGTTAGGACAAGTCAGTTCATGCAAACAAACATGTAACTTCAAGAGCCACATACTGAACATATGTGTTGACGTGCAGCTGCAAACTGTTGCATACCTTGTAAAAGGAGTCCATGGAAAGCAGGACTACCCATGGAACATCTAGAGCTTCAATTATTTTTCTAGCAACGGTTGTCTTCCCTGAAGCACTGCCGCCACACAGACCTGTgacacaatgttgacatgataACAATGGATGGCCTTTTGCATGCTATCATAGATAGAAGCTCACCAAGGCTTGCAGAGAGTACGCTGTACTGATGTTAGCGTGACAAGATAGAAAAGCTGGAGCAACAGTTTAAGAGACAAGCTTAAACAGATACCATCGTCTTCTGGTTTTAGTCGAACATTTGCTCCACATTGATTCAGATCGAGTGTTTTAGAATAAGAGCAGCGCTGGACATTGTGATGGACAAAGTTACTTCATCATCTGAACAATATAGAGAAGCATGATGTCTTGCTGCTTAGAGGTGGGGAGATGGTAAACAAATTGAATGCCTAAAATAGGAAAGCACGTTTTTGCATTGATAAACCGCACACAGCCAAGTTGAAACAATATATGGTGTTGTAACACTAAGTAAATTACATTAGGAAACAATGATGTCTATTTGTGGGAGATATTTcttcattaataaatatatataacgcAAGAAAACATTAGTGTTGTTTCTTAAAAGTGCACATCGAGTCACCTACCGATGACAAAGGCTTCTTTGGACTGGGTGCCATGCTCATTGTACCAGGGGGGGCGCCCAGCAGTGTAGATGGTGCGCTTGGAGGTGCGGAGGAGAGGTGGCTCAGACTTGCACTGACTGGTGGTCCTTTTTCGGGGTGAAAGGCCTGCGCTTACTGAGGGAAGGAGGCGGTCCAGTGAGCCCTCTCCAGCTCCACTATTAAAACACAAAAAATCAACAATCAGCCATTGTTAGGCAAGGAAAACAATGTTTTGGGTATTTTGTTGGTGAAGAGTGGAAGTTTCTAAAGTCAAAtccttctgaaattgtacaatttGGAATTCAAACAAGATGTTCGAAGATGATATGCCACTATAGCCCTCATGTGAGACTTCAGTATACAGTCGTTCCACGTTTATCACAGTTATTTGAAAACGAACATGATATAATGATTGCTGCAAAGTAGGaccattattaataaataaaatatttttatcgAGTGTAATAAACTTTTTATGACTTTCaacatatgttttttaacatttttagagTCCTCTAAACATGAAATTACACTCATATAGTCACCTTCATACGcgtttcacccaatatagtagctTTGAGTTTGTGCTGTACTTACTGGGAGCCCTGAGGATTGTCCAAGCGTCATTGTTATGGCTGtcgcccggccactacaacatggCCACAACGTGTATCGCATTAAAGGCTCACCAATGTGAAGATGtgctattgatgaggcaggatTTAAAGAtgaaatctatcaaaaagttgttctgccaaaagttaCCTTGAGATTAACGCGGTGAAGATAGAGTAGCGCCAAGATTAGCCAGTTATGGTTTTTAGCGGTGTAACCATTAACCCGGAAACAGAACTTGGCTTGTTGAATATTTTCACAAAATTTGTACCACAACATAAATTAATAGAAAATATGACAAATAATGCTCtgtaatacatataatacatataaaaacatgtaaaatatgctttaaaatagggaaaaaaaaaattgaaaaaaaaaatctacaatgtTTGAAGAGAGAGAGATTTGAAGCGAGATctagcgagggacgactgtaaatCGCAAGCTCTGTGAGACTTTAGCTTAGCATGTTTATTTGGCTTGTGTGTTAACTTTTTTGTACACTTGTTTGACAATAATGATAATTGTGTGATGAATGAAATAATGTCGATGAATATCATAAAGCAACACCAACACAACCAGCACATCTCTGTCATTGTTCGATTTCTGCTTACCGAGGCTCCAAAGTAACtaatctgtatgtgtgtgtagggatgggaattgataagatatTTCCGATTCTGTTTCCATTTTCTATTCTGCTTAACCATTCGACTCTTTATCGACTCATTTGGAAAAATAGGATAACAAACAGGTTGATTTGTCATGACAGGTCTCTCCCGGTCATGTcctgtgttgtttt
It encodes the following:
- the uckl1b gene encoding uridine-cytidine kinase-like 1 isoform X4, translated to MAAGFLQTSLGKVQMSRIMHGAGEGSLDRLLPSVSAGLSPRKRTTSQCKSEPPLLRTSKRTIYTAGRPPWYNEHGTQSKEAFVIGLCGGSASGKTTVARKIIEALDVPWVVLLSMDSFYKVLTTEQQSRAASNDYNFDHPDAFDFDLLTHTLRKLKQGKSVKIPVYDFTTHGRQKEWKTVYGASVIIFEGIMAFADKDLLQLLDMKIFVDTDSDIRLVRRLRRDITERGRDLEGVIKQYNKFVKPAFEQYIEPTMRLADIVVPRGGGNMVAIDLIVQHVHSQLEERELSVRAALASAHQAQPLPQTLSVLESTPQVRGMHTIIRNRETSRDEFIFYSKRLMRLLIERALSFLPSQLHIVQTPQGEDYEGRTFHGKRITGVSILRAGETMEPALRAVCKDVRIGKILIQTNQDTGEPEVQLHYLRLPKDISEDHVILMDCTVSTGAAAMMAVRVLLDHDVQEDKILLVSLLMAEMGVHSVAYAFPQVKIITTAVDKKVNDLFHIIPGIGNFGDRYFGTDAPPDWSDDDMDEPSY
- the uckl1b gene encoding uridine-cytidine kinase-like 1 isoform X3, with protein sequence MSILPNYCGARISGCWTLRSDGRGAGEGSLDRLLPSVSAGLSPRKRTTSQCKSEPPLLRTSKRTIYTAGRPPWYNEHGTQSKEAFVIGLCGGSASGKTTVARKIIEALDVPWVVLLSMDSFYKVLTTEQQSRAASNDYNFDHPDAFDFDLLTHTLRKLKQGKSVKIPVYDFTTHGRQKEWKTVYGASVIIFEGIMAFADKDLLQLLDMKIFVDTDSDIRLVRRLRRDITERGRDLEGVIKQYNKFVKPAFEQYIEPTMRLADIVVPRGGGNMVAIDLIVQHVHSQLEERELSVRAALASAHQAQPLPQTLSVLESTPQVRGMHTIIRNRETSRDEFIFYSKRLMRLLIERALSFLPSQLHIVQTPQGEDYEGRTFHGKRITGVSILRAGETMEPALRAVCKDVRIGKILIQTNQDTGEPELHYLRLPKDISEDHVILMDCTVSTGAAAMMAVRVLLDHDVQEDKILLVSLLMAEMGVHSVAYAFPQVKIITTAVDKKVNDLFHIIPGIGNFGDRYFGTDAPPDWSDDDMDEPSY